Within the Bacteroidia bacterium genome, the region CCATGTCCTGGCGGAATCCGGCAATAATTTTTCTCTGGAAAAAATAAATTCTCCCTTTAACTGAACGCCCTCGTAACCGTTGCAGTTCCAGTCTACATAATTATTTCCGTCGGCGGGGAATCGGAGTTTAAGTCCGGGGAAGAGATCGATGGTGTGGTCACTCACCAGCATTAAACGCGCCTGTGGTCCGCCGATCACTCCCCTGGGATTGAACATCACTCGGCGGGCGGCAAAACAGATTTTCCGGCCGGCGCCGGGAAACTGCAAAGCCATATAGGCATTGAAATATGCGCCTTCCGGAAGAAAAACAGCGGAGTCAATGGCGATGAGATAGGAAAAATTTCCAATCTGCCGTCGAATACCAACCGGCAGGTCTGCCAGGGAATCCGGACCATGGTCGCCCACGATCCGGTTCTCTGTTTCCACTTTCTGCAAAACCGACAATACCAGCAACTGTCCGGGATCCGGAAGCGTATCCTGCGCACGCGCTGCTCCCAAGAGAAGCAGGAAGGCGCAAAAAAATAATACCGCCCGCCGGGGAACACGGTTCAGATCTGTCCTGTCCATTTGCATAGCGGGACAAATGTAATTGCGTAAAAAAGCCGGAGGTGTTTCCCCCGGCTCTATTTTAGAACCAATCTGGTTTTATTTTAAAACCTCACTTCTTTCCACGTCCCATCACCGCCACCCATCCCGCTTTCACTGTATTCTTGCTGTCGGCCACCCACAAAACAAAATAATACACTCCATCGCTCACATCCATCGCATTCCAGTTGTTGAGGTAATCCGCGGTCTCGTAAATAAGATTTCCCCAGCGGTTATAGATCACAATACGGCTGCCAGGAAACTGATCCAGGTTATCGAAAACAAGGTATTCGTTGTGCGAATCGCCGTTGGGTGTTATCACGTTGGGAACTGAGATAGAATCCACAATCTCCAGGCAAATATTGGCCGTGTCGCGACAACCAAGATTACTCACTACTACGAGTTCTATGCAATGGGTTCCCGAACCCTGCAAATACTGAGTGGGAGGATTTTGAGAAGTAAAAGAAGAATCTCCGAAGTTCCAGAACCAGGCAATAATATTTCCACTTCCTCCTGTGGAACCGTCGGTTACGCTGAAAGGAGTAGAACTTGAACCTGCCATTGGATTAACTGTAAATGCTGCGGTGGGACCGGCCAGGCTGTTCACCGTTCCTGTTGCAGTGGTGGTACATCCGTTCGCATCGGTAATGGTTACAGTGTAAGTGCCACCGTTCAGATTTCCCAGTGCTGCTCCGTTACCGTTAACAGGTGCCCAGGAATACGTGTATGGTCCTGTTCCTCCTGTTACATTCACATTCACGCTTCCGGTACTCATACCGCAGGTGTCGGCCGCAGTGGTAGTGGGCGCGCTCATGGGTGCCGGCTGTGTAACGGTAACAGTGGCTGTTGTACTGCAACCGTTAACGTCCGTAATAGTTACCGTGTAGATTCCCGCGGCCAGGCCGGTGGCAGTTTGCAAGGTCTGAGAAGAAGGTGACCATAGGTATGAATACGGAGGAGTTCCTCCTGCCGGATTCACACCCGCGCTTCCGTTCGTTCCGCCGGCACACGTTACATTTACCAGTGCCGATGCTGTTGCAAGTAACTGCCCCGGCTGTGTGATGGTTACAGTGGCCGTAGCTGTGCAGCCATTGGCATCCGTGATGGTGACCGTATAAGTTCCTGCCGTCAGCCCGGTTGCGGTGGAATTAGTACCGCCTGAAGGTGACCAGTTATATGTAAAGGGTGCCGTTCCTCCGGAAGGTGTGGCGGTAGCTGTACCGGTAGACTGACCGAAGCATGCCACATTCGTAGAAGTGGCTCCCGCCGTCACCGGATTGGGTGAACTAATTACAATCGTGTCCATTCCTGCAAGGCAGGCTGCATCACTCACTGTTACGATGTACGTGCCCGGACACAACCCTGTTGCAGTTTGTGTGGTTTGCACCGGCACAGTATTCCAGGTGTATGAATACGGCGGCGTTCCACCGTTCGGTGTTACGGTAGATGTTCCACTGCAAGGATTACATGCTGAACTTCCGTTGGTAGCTGTTACAGGTAATACTCCGCTCTGTGGTACACAGGTGGTGCAGGCAGTGGTTTGCCAGTAAAGTCCGATCATCATCAGGTTGAAACAATCAGAACCGTTTCCGTCGGCGCCAAACGTTGAATTGGTCTGAGAACTTGTAACCGTAGTGCTCTGGTCTACAAAATTCCACCAGTCGTCCGCAATGTTGAAATACGGGCTGCCGTTCACACTCACCATTCCGCCGATGCTTTGAAAATCGGCTATGATCAGAAATCCACGGGCGAGGCTGGGTGTGGCGCAAACAGATAAGCCGGTCATAGTACTGGGATTCTGCGTTCCTATTCCCACATTACAACCATCCCAAATCACAATGTCGCCCAGATAAGTCATTGAAGGGTCGGAATAAATAATGATCAATGTAGCACCGTCGGCATCGTTACCAGGGGTTGTGGTGCTGGTAGGCAAACCGCTCACCATATAATTCCCATTACCCTGAATAATGGAAGTCACATCCGCACGGTAAGAGTAGGTGCCGCTGTAACCCCAGCATTTATCCTGACAGTTTCCGATCATGGTCATGGGAAAATTCTGCGTAGTATTTGCCGGATTGGTGATCGTTGCGGTTACCGCCATTCCGTTTCCGGAAGCATCCATGTATAAAAATGCTTTTTCAATCACAGCGCAAACAGGAAGTCCTGCAATGGAATAGGTTGCAGGCTGAAGAACACCGGGAGGAGAAAAACGCTGTCCCAGTTTGTTGGTAGCGGTTACATAATTCAGGCCGCATTTTGAAAGAGTGTACGTTTGCCCGAGTGAACCACTGCCGTCAAAAGGTGCCGGAATTTTTGCTGTGGTAGTGTTTGGTGGCGCACAGGTGCCGGGGACAATCTGCGGAGTGATTTGTCCGAAGAGTGAATGCAGAAATACTAATCCTGTTAACAGTGAAAAGAACTTCATGATCTATTTGTTTTTTAATACCGTTAGATAACCGTAACGCACCGTGTTCTTTCCGTCGTTCACAGTCAGAATAAAATAATAGGTTCCATCGCTCACGTTTTTTGCATTCCAGTCGTTAGCATAACTGCCATTCTCGTAAATAAGATTTCCCCAGCGGTTATAGATCATCAGGCGGCTTCCGGGATAGGCTTCCAGATTTTTAAATTCCAGCATGTCATTCTGCCCGTCGCCATTGGGTGTAATCACATTCGGGATCATTACACTATCGGCAATCAGGATGCAATCTGTAGTGGAATCCGTACATCCCAGGCTGTTGGTAACAATAAGTGTAGCACAGTAATTTCCCTGCGTCGTATATGTTTGCGGCGGCGGATTCTGTGTGGTATAGGTGTTGGTTCCGATGATCCATGTCCATGCCACAAGGTTCCCTCCTCCTCCGCTGGAACCATCACTGAACTGCACGGGTTCGTTTGTAGCATACGAAGTTTGGGATGTATTAATCACCGCTGTGGGTCCGGCGAGATTTCCCACATTCTGACTCACCGTAGTGGTACAACCATTCGCATCCGTTATAACACATGAATAGGTGCCCGCATTCAATCCGGTTGCGCTGGCGCCGGTTTGTCCGTTCGACCACTGGTAGGAATAAGGGCCGGTTCCTCCCGAAGGGATGACGGCGGTAAAGCCGGTTCCGATAGAGCAAGTATCGGTTCCGTTTGCTCCGAGAACCGTTAGTGGTAGTGGTTCAGTAACGGTGACCGTTCCGGTATACGTACAATTTCCGTCGGAAACCGTAACGGTATAAACGCCTGCTCCAAGACCGGAAATGCCGGGAGTAGTAGCCCCGGTGGACCAGTTGTATGTGTAAGGCCCCGGACCTGTAACGGTAATATTGGCTGAACCGTTGGTTTGACCATTACAAAGAATATTGCCGGAAGTAAGCGAGAGGCCGGGAATTCCTATGTTCACACAAACCGTATCGCTGAAAGAAGCATTGCTGCATCCGTAAGTTACTGTGGCCTGGTAACAGGTGTTGGTAGTAGGAGTCACGGTGATCTGTGCTGTGTTGCCCACGTTCTGCAGGTTTGAAAGATCGGTCCAGGCAATGGTATAACTGGTGGGTGGTCCGGAAGGCGACCAGCGGTAGCCATCATTCGTGACCTGCCATTGCGTCGGATAATTTCTTCCTGTTACAAAATCTGCCTGTGTGCCATTGTTATTGTGCAGACCGTGAATAGCCGCACCTCCGTTCCAGGTGGAGCAGATCTGGCTAAGCATAATATGTGTTTCGATGATATTGGTAGTTTCAAAAAGAACCATCTGTCCGGTGTAAAGCAGGTTATTGCAGGAGAAATAAGGAACATTTTCAAAGCTGACCACAAAATACCTGAAGGGGGCGGTACCGTAGGTGTTGTAGCGGATAATCCCACCAACACTGGGATCTATATCCACCCATGGACCCATGATGGCATCCACAGGAGTCATATTGGTGAGATAATTCGGATCCGGAATCGCCGCATTGATCGGCCAGGGAGAATATTGATTGGCCTGAGTGAGATCGAAGCAGAGGTAATTGTTGGTGGAGATCAGCAGATCCGTGTGCGGTGTTCCGTAAAAACAAAAAGTAAAACCGATGGGAATAACACCGGAATATTCATCATCCACCGGCACGGGCAGCACGGTTCCCTGGTTAAAAGGAACAACCGGAGCGTAAGGGATTGATGCCACCGTATAGGCGGTGGACTGCGGGATATTAGTAACAGAAGCTGTGAGTGTTGCATTTCCTGCACAAAGCGTGGTATCAGTTCCGGCATTGATGAACTGGTTCTGTGCGATACAGACACTTCCGAAGGCAACGAAAAACAGGAACGGGGCGATCCTCATAAACTCTGGAATAGGTAATCTCTTAATAATCAGACTATAAATATACCCATGAGGTTGCCTCCCGCGGCGAGGTATTTTTAAAAATTCCGGGTTGCCCGAACACACTGAAACCTAAGCCATTGGCCTTCAGGGACAGGGGCATGCGGGCTGCGTTCAAAAGTGTACCTTTGCTGGCCTTAAAATCGAATGAAACACATCCGTAATTTTTGCATTATCGCGCACATTGACCACGGGAAGAGTACCCTGGCGGATCGCTTGCTGGAAGTAACAAAAACCATCAGCAAGCGGGAGATGATGGATCAGGTGCTGGACGACATGGATCTGGAACGTGAACGCGGGATCACGATCAAGAGTCATGCGATCCAGATGATGCATGAAGTGCGCGGGAAGAAATATATTTATAATCTGATTGACACCCCGGGGCACGTTGACTTCTCGTATGAGGTATCCCGTGCCTTGGCCGCCTGTGAAGGAGCATTGTTGCTGGTGGATGCCTCTCAGGGGATTCAGGCCCAAACCATTTCCAACTTATACTTAGCCATTGAGAACGGCCTGGAGATCATTCCGGTTTTAAATAAGATTGATCTACCTTCAGCAGATCCGGAAACGGTGAAGGATCAGATTGTAGATCTGGTGGGATGTAAGCGGGAGGAGATTTTGCATGCCAGCGGAAAAACAGGTCATGGAGTTCCTGAAATTCTGGAAGCCATTGTAGATCGCATTCCTCCTCCCAAGGGAGATCCGAATGCTCCTTTACAGGCATTGATCTTTGATTCGGTTTTCAATTCTTTTCGTGGGATCATTGCCTATTTCAAGGTGGTGAACGGCACATTGAAAAAAAACGACCTTGTCAAGTTCATTGCCACTGAAAAAGAATACCATGCGGATGAGGTAGGCGTTCTGAAACTGGGAATGGAAGCATGTCCGGAGATTTCAGCAGGAAACGTGGGATATATTATTTCAGGAATCAAAGCCGCCGCCGAGGTAAAAGTGGGAGATACGATCACGCACGTTGAAAACCCCTGTGCAGAAGTGGTAAAAGGGTTTGAAGATGTAAAACCGATGGTATTTGCGGGAATTTATCCTGTGGATACAGAAGACTATGAAGAGCTGCGGGATAGTATGGAGAAGCTGAAGCTGAATGATGCCTCGCTCACCTGGGAACCGGAGAGTTCAGCTGCGTTAGGATTTGGTTTCCGTTGCGGGTTTTTGGGAATGCTTCATATGGAGATCATTCAGGAACGGCTGGAGAGAGAATTTAACATGACGGTGATTACCACGGTACCCAACGTATCGTATTACGCCTATACCATGAAAGGGGTGGAACTTCACCTCAAGAATCCATCTGATTTTCCGGACCCAAGTACATTGGAGCGTGTAGAAGAGCCATTTATCAAGGCAAACATCATTACAAAGGCAGAATTTGTTGGATCTGTGATGGGCTTATGCATTGAAAAGCGGGGAAGCATCATCAATCAGAGTTATCTGACCACAGACCGTGTGGAGTTGGTATTTGAAATGCCTTTGGCAGAGATCGTATTTGATTTTTACGACAAACTGAAAACCATTTCAAAAGGGTATGCTTCTTTTGATTACCATCCGATAGGATATAAAACTTCCGACCTTGTCCGATTAGATATTTTAGTAAACGGCGACATGGTAGACGCCTTGTCGGCTTTAATTCACCGCGACCGGGCGTACGATTTCGGGAGAAAGATTTGTGAGAAACTAAAAGAGCTGATTCCGCGACAGCAGTTCCAGATAGCCATACAGGCAGCGATAGGTGCAAAGATTATTGCCCGGGAAACAATTTCTGCCTTGCGAAAAGACGTAACTGCAAAATGTTACGGAGGGGATATTTCACGTAAGCGTAAACTTCTGGAGAAGCAGAAAGAAGGTAAGAAGCGCATGCGCCAGATTGGTGCGGTGGAAATTCCACAATCCGCTTTCATGGCGGTTTTGAAACTGGATTAACAGAGCAGACCTGCCTGCGCTGCCGCTTCGGCAGGCAGGCTACCGAACGGACTTAGCTTGCTCCTGTATGTAAATCTACTGCCTGAAGTCTGCTTCATTTTAAAAACTGGGATCCGGATGCTTAATGTGAGCTGCGTAAATATAGCACTCTTTAACATAAATAAAAAACCCCGGCTGTTGACCGGGGTTCTATGTGATTGGGTGTGCATCAATTCTTGTACTTGATCTCGATCTTGGTCTCACCTACTACCTTGAACGTTGTGCGACGGTTCTTCTGGTGGGCTGCCTCCTTCTCCTTCGTCGTCTTTAATGCATTGATGAACTTTTGACTGTGCGTAACTACCGTGCCGTCCTTCTCCGTATACGACCATGGTACCGTTT harbors:
- a CDS encoding gliding motility-associated C-terminal domain-containing protein, whose product is MKFFSLLTGLVFLHSLFGQITPQIVPGTCAPPNTTTAKIPAPFDGSGSLGQTYTLSKCGLNYVTATNKLGQRFSPPGVLQPATYSIAGLPVCAVIEKAFLYMDASGNGMAVTATITNPANTTQNFPMTMIGNCQDKCWGYSGTYSYRADVTSIIQGNGNYMVSGLPTSTTTPGNDADGATLIIIYSDPSMTYLGDIVIWDGCNVGIGTQNPSTMTGLSVCATPSLARGFLIIADFQSIGGMVSVNGSPYFNIADDWWNFVDQSTTVTSSQTNSTFGADGNGSDCFNLMMIGLYWQTTACTTCVPQSGVLPVTATNGSSACNPCSGTSTVTPNGGTPPYSYTWNTVPVQTTQTATGLCPGTYIVTVSDAACLAGMDTIVISSPNPVTAGATSTNVACFGQSTGTATATPSGGTAPFTYNWSPSGGTNSTATGLTAGTYTVTITDANGCTATATVTITQPGQLLATASALVNVTCAGGTNGSAGVNPAGGTPPYSYLWSPSSQTLQTATGLAAGIYTVTITDVNGCSTTATVTVTQPAPMSAPTTTAADTCGMSTGSVNVNVTGGTGPYTYSWAPVNGNGAALGNLNGGTYTVTITDANGCTTTATGTVNSLAGPTAAFTVNPMAGSSSTPFSVTDGSTGGSGNIIAWFWNFGDSSFTSQNPPTQYLQGSGTHCIELVVVSNLGCRDTANICLEIVDSISVPNVITPNGDSHNEYLVFDNLDQFPGSRIVIYNRWGNLIYETADYLNNWNAMDVSDGVYYFVLWVADSKNTVKAGWVAVMGRGKK
- the lepA gene encoding elongation factor 4, encoding MKHIRNFCIIAHIDHGKSTLADRLLEVTKTISKREMMDQVLDDMDLERERGITIKSHAIQMMHEVRGKKYIYNLIDTPGHVDFSYEVSRALAACEGALLLVDASQGIQAQTISNLYLAIENGLEIIPVLNKIDLPSADPETVKDQIVDLVGCKREEILHASGKTGHGVPEILEAIVDRIPPPKGDPNAPLQALIFDSVFNSFRGIIAYFKVVNGTLKKNDLVKFIATEKEYHADEVGVLKLGMEACPEISAGNVGYIISGIKAAAEVKVGDTITHVENPCAEVVKGFEDVKPMVFAGIYPVDTEDYEELRDSMEKLKLNDASLTWEPESSAALGFGFRCGFLGMLHMEIIQERLEREFNMTVITTVPNVSYYAYTMKGVELHLKNPSDFPDPSTLERVEEPFIKANIITKAEFVGSVMGLCIEKRGSIINQSYLTTDRVELVFEMPLAEIVFDFYDKLKTISKGYASFDYHPIGYKTSDLVRLDILVNGDMVDALSALIHRDRAYDFGRKICEKLKELIPRQQFQIAIQAAIGAKIIARETISALRKDVTAKCYGGDISRKRKLLEKQKEGKKRMRQIGAVEIPQSAFMAVLKLD
- a CDS encoding gliding motility-associated C-terminal domain-containing protein produces the protein MRIAPFLFFVAFGSVCIAQNQFINAGTDTTLCAGNATLTASVTNIPQSTAYTVASIPYAPVVPFNQGTVLPVPVDDEYSGVIPIGFTFCFYGTPHTDLLISTNNYLCFDLTQANQYSPWPINAAIPDPNYLTNMTPVDAIMGPWVDIDPSVGGIIRYNTYGTAPFRYFVVSFENVPYFSCNNLLYTGQMVLFETTNIIETHIMLSQICSTWNGGAAIHGLHNNNGTQADFVTGRNYPTQWQVTNDGYRWSPSGPPTSYTIAWTDLSNLQNVGNTAQITVTPTTNTCYQATVTYGCSNASFSDTVCVNIGIPGLSLTSGNILCNGQTNGSANITVTGPGPYTYNWSTGATTPGISGLGAGVYTVTVSDGNCTYTGTVTVTEPLPLTVLGANGTDTCSIGTGFTAVIPSGGTGPYSYQWSNGQTGASATGLNAGTYSCVITDANGCTTTVSQNVGNLAGPTAVINTSQTSYATNEPVQFSDGSSGGGGNLVAWTWIIGTNTYTTQNPPPQTYTTQGNYCATLIVTNSLGCTDSTTDCILIADSVMIPNVITPNGDGQNDMLEFKNLEAYPGSRLMIYNRWGNLIYENGSYANDWNAKNVSDGTYYFILTVNDGKNTVRYGYLTVLKNK